The Impatiens glandulifera chromosome 3, dImpGla2.1, whole genome shotgun sequence genome contains a region encoding:
- the LOC124928816 gene encoding pectinesterase inhibitor-like has product MAISPSFNMSCYLLCVSIILFSLSFTSASSLVSKVCGITQNPSQCNQVLGSNPRAAEADLKGLGYISIDIALSNAKQSFGYVSSLVNTTTDPTLKGRYDTCAENYDDTVDRLSQCKTFLDNGDISSFQTYVSAAFTDIDTCVDSFEGPPAAPAKLDVVNKKASGLVDIVLAVGALLDGQ; this is encoded by the coding sequence ATGGCTATTTCTCCCTCTTTCAATATGAGTTGTTATTTGTTATGTGTATCTATCATCTTATTTAGCCTCTCATTTACAAGTGCAAGCTCATTAGTCTCCAAAGTTTGCGGCATAACCCAAAACCCTTCCCAATGTAACCAAGTTTTGGGCTCTAATCCTCGGGCAGCCGAAGCAGATCTCAAGGGTCTGGGCTACATATCGATCGACATAGCCTTGTCCAATGCCAAACAATCATTCGGCTATGTTTCTTCTCTAGTCAATACGACTACAGATCCAACGCTCAAGGGCAGGTATGATACGTGTGCAGAGAACTATGACGACACTGTGGACAGACTTAGCCAATGCAAGACGTTCTTGGACAATGGCGACATTTCGAGCTTTCAGACCTATGTCTCTGCCGCTTTTACTGATATCGACACATGCGTAGACAGCTTTGAAGGCCCGCCGGCTGCACCGGCTAAACTAGACGTGGTCAATAAAAAGGCTTCGGGACTCGTTGATATTGTTTTAGCTGTAGGAGCCCTCTTGGATGGAcaataa